The genomic DNA GTCTGGTTATCCTCATAGAGCTTCAGGTCATAGCCACTGAGCTCCACACAGAAGATGATGGCCGTGACGCCTTCAAAGCAGTGGATCCATTTTTTGCGCTCTGACCTCTGCCCGCCCACGTCCACCATCTTGAAGGTAAGCTCCTTGAAGGTGAACTTGTTTTCCACAATGCCCGTGGTCATGTCCCGGGAGCGTAGGATGTCCTCCACCGTGGGGATGTAGTCAGGTGCGGCGATGCGCTCCAGGTCATTCAGGTAGTAGGCTGCATTGTCCTCCAGGTGGTACTCACTCGAGCGGCCAAAGCAGGCCTGAGCCCCAGGGTCGGCCCACAGTCGTCTCATGACGCCCAGCAGCTCGGGTGTAATCTCACCCTTGCTCTCTGCTGGGCCCGTCAGCGCAAAGAGCTGCACGGCATCATAGGCGCGGTCCGGGTTGTGGAAATCGATCTTAAGGGCCGCGAGGGCCCGAATGATGCGGGTCAGCGAGTCGATGGCGTTGTAGATGATGAGGGGCTTGTACTCCTTGCAGGCATCCAGGTTAAAACCGCCACTGTGGATGATCTTCATCTGCTTGACGATGGTGCTCTTGCCCGAGTTGCTG from Cricetulus griseus strain 17A/GY chromosome 1 unlocalized genomic scaffold, alternate assembly CriGri-PICRH-1.0 chr1_0, whole genome shotgun sequence includes the following:
- the Gnaz gene encoding guanine nucleotide-binding protein G(z) subunit alpha, with the translated sequence MGCRQSSEEKEAARRSRRIDRHLRSESQRQRREIKLLLLGTSNSGKSTIVKQMKIIHSGGFNLDACKEYKPLIIYNAIDSLTRIIRALAALKIDFHNPDRAYDAVQLFALTGPAESKGEITPELLGVMRRLWADPGAQACFGRSSEYHLEDNAAYYLNDLERIAAPDYIPTVEDILRSRDMTTGIVENKFTFKELTFKMVDVGGQRSERKKWIHCFEGVTAIIFCVELSGYDLKLYEDNQTSRMAESLRLFDSICNNNWFINTSLILFLNKKDLLAEKIRRIPLSVCFPEYKGQNTYEEAAVYIQRQFEDLNRNKETKEIYSHFTCATDTSNIQFVFDAVTDVIIQNNLKYIGLC